From a single Pseudomonas serboccidentalis genomic region:
- the gbcB gene encoding glycine-betaine demethylase subunit GbcB, which produces MSNSFLNPVTTQTWANGRHIVRCVKVIQETWDVRTFCFMADQPILFFFKPGQFVTLELEIEGQPIMRSYTISSSPSVPYSFSVTIKRVPGGKVSNWLHDTLHEGQELAVHGPVGLFNAIDFPSPKVLYLSGGVGITPCMSMARWFYDTNANVDMTFIHSARSPKDIIYHRELEHMASRIDNFSLHLICEKHGLGEPWAGYRGYLNHKMLELMVPDFLEREVFCCGPTPYMTAVKRLLEAAGYDMSRYHEESFGATPPEARADAVEQAEQAAEAPEIDAADLHQVEFTASGKSIRVAPGETVHAAAAKLGLMIPKACGMGICGTCKVMKLGGEVEMEHNGGITEDDEAEGFILSCCSVPKGDVRIEF; this is translated from the coding sequence ATGTCCAACAGCTTCCTGAATCCGGTCACCACCCAGACCTGGGCCAATGGCCGCCACATCGTCCGTTGCGTCAAAGTCATCCAGGAAACCTGGGACGTGCGCACCTTCTGCTTCATGGCCGACCAGCCGATCCTGTTCTTCTTCAAGCCCGGGCAGTTCGTGACCCTGGAGCTGGAAATCGAAGGCCAGCCGATCATGCGTTCATACACCATCTCCAGCTCACCGTCGGTGCCGTACAGCTTTTCGGTGACCATCAAGCGCGTGCCGGGCGGCAAGGTCTCCAACTGGCTGCACGACACGTTGCATGAAGGGCAGGAGCTGGCGGTGCACGGCCCGGTCGGGCTGTTCAACGCCATCGACTTCCCGAGCCCGAAAGTGCTTTATCTCAGCGGCGGCGTGGGGATCACCCCGTGCATGTCGATGGCGCGCTGGTTCTACGACACCAACGCCAACGTCGACATGACCTTTATCCACAGCGCGCGCTCGCCGAAAGACATCATTTATCACCGCGAGCTGGAACACATGGCGTCGCGGATTGACAACTTCAGCTTGCACCTGATTTGTGAGAAGCATGGCTTGGGCGAGCCATGGGCCGGCTATCGCGGCTACCTCAATCACAAGATGCTGGAACTGATGGTGCCGGACTTCCTTGAGCGCGAAGTGTTCTGCTGCGGCCCGACACCGTACATGACTGCGGTCAAGCGCCTGCTCGAAGCCGCTGGCTACGACATGTCGCGTTACCACGAGGAATCCTTCGGCGCCACGCCACCGGAAGCCCGCGCCGATGCAGTGGAACAAGCCGAACAGGCCGCCGAGGCACCGGAAATCGATGCGGCGGATCTGCATCAGGTCGAGTTCACCGCGTCCGGCAAGAGCATTCGCGTGGCACCGGGCGAGACGGTGCATGCGGCGGCGGCCAAGCTGGGGCTGATGATCCCGAAAGCCTGCGGCATGGGGATTTGCGGGACCTGCAAGGTGATGAAGCTCGGGGGCGAAGTGGAGATGGAGCACAACGGCGGGATTACCGAGGACGACGAGGCGGAAGGGTTTATCTTGTCGTGCTGCAGTGTGCCCAAAGGCGACGTCAGAATCGAATTCTGA
- a CDS encoding SDR family oxidoreductase, which produces MSLQGKTLFITGASRGIGREIALRAAKDGANIVIAAKSAEAHPKLPGTIHSVAAEVEAAGGKALALQVDVRDDDAVRQALAQANEHFGAIDALVNNAGAIKLTGVQHIELKRFDLMHQINTRAVLLCSQAALPYLKKSAGHILNLSPPLNLASKWFAQFSPYTVTKYGMSMLTMGMSEEFASYGISVNSLWPQTMIATAAIEFQLGSRESFKQARTPAIMADAAHVILSSRGRQITGRLLIDEEILRESGATEFDHYRFEPDSSAALMPDLFVD; this is translated from the coding sequence ATGTCGTTACAAGGCAAAACCCTGTTCATCACCGGCGCCAGCCGTGGCATCGGGCGTGAGATTGCGCTGCGGGCCGCGAAGGACGGGGCCAATATCGTGATTGCGGCCAAGAGCGCCGAAGCCCATCCGAAATTGCCCGGCACCATCCACAGCGTCGCCGCAGAAGTCGAAGCGGCCGGCGGCAAAGCGTTAGCCCTGCAAGTGGATGTGCGTGATGACGACGCCGTGCGCCAGGCACTGGCCCAGGCCAACGAGCATTTCGGCGCGATCGATGCACTGGTGAACAACGCCGGGGCGATCAAGCTGACTGGCGTGCAACACATCGAACTCAAGCGCTTCGACCTGATGCACCAGATCAACACCCGCGCCGTGCTGCTATGCAGCCAAGCCGCCCTGCCCTATCTGAAAAAGTCCGCCGGGCACATCCTCAACCTGTCGCCGCCGCTGAACCTGGCGAGCAAGTGGTTTGCCCAATTCAGCCCCTATACCGTGACCAAGTACGGCATGAGCATGCTGACGATGGGCATGAGCGAGGAATTCGCCAGTTACGGCATCAGCGTCAATTCGCTGTGGCCGCAGACGATGATTGCCACGGCGGCGATCGAGTTTCAGCTGGGCAGCCGGGAGTCGTTCAAACAGGCGCGGACACCGGCGATCATGGCGGATGCGGCGCATGTGATTTTGAGCAGCCGTGGGCGGCAGATCACTGGGCGGTTGTTGATTGATGAAGAGATTTTGCGTGAGAGCGGCGCGACTGAATTCGATCATTACCGCTTCGAGCCGGACAGCAGCGCGGCACTGATGCCTGACTTATTTGTAGATTGA
- a CDS encoding low specificity L-threonine aldolase, which produces MTDKSQQFASDNYSGICPEAWAAMEQANHGHQRAYGDDEWTARAADHFRKLFETDCEVFFAFNGTAANSLALSSLCQSYHSVICSETAHVETDECGAPEFFSNGSKLLIAGTENGKITPQSIREVALKRQDIHYPKPRVVTLTQATEVGSVYTPEEVRAISATCKELGLHLHMDGARFSNACAFLGCTPADLTWKAGVDVLCFGGTKNGMAVGEAILFFNHKLAEDFDYRCKQAGQLASKMRFLSAPWVGILENDAWLKYARHANHCAQLLAELVSDIPGVELMFPVQANGVFLQLSEPAIAALTAKNWRFYTFIGKGGARFMCSWDTEEERVRELARDIREVMSA; this is translated from the coding sequence ATGACCGACAAGAGCCAACAATTCGCCAGCGACAACTACTCCGGTATCTGCCCCGAAGCCTGGGCTGCCATGGAACAGGCCAACCACGGCCACCAGCGCGCTTATGGCGACGATGAATGGACCGCACGCGCGGCCGACCATTTCCGCAAACTGTTCGAAACCGACTGCGAAGTGTTCTTCGCCTTCAACGGCACCGCCGCCAACTCACTGGCACTGTCGTCGCTGTGCCAGAGTTACCACAGCGTGATCTGCTCGGAAACCGCCCACGTCGAAACCGACGAATGCGGCGCGCCGGAATTCTTCTCCAACGGCTCTAAACTGCTGATCGCCGGCACCGAAAACGGCAAGATCACCCCGCAGTCGATCCGTGAAGTTGCGCTCAAGCGCCAGGACATCCACTACCCGAAACCGCGCGTGGTGACCCTGACCCAGGCCACGGAAGTCGGCAGCGTCTACACCCCGGAAGAAGTCCGCGCCATCAGCGCCACCTGCAAGGAACTGGGCCTGCACCTGCACATGGACGGCGCACGTTTTTCCAATGCCTGCGCGTTCCTGGGCTGCACGCCAGCCGACCTGACCTGGAAGGCCGGCGTCGACGTGCTGTGCTTCGGCGGCACCAAGAACGGCATGGCGGTGGGTGAGGCGATCCTGTTCTTCAACCACAAACTGGCCGAAGACTTCGACTACCGCTGCAAACAGGCCGGGCAACTGGCGTCGAAAATGCGTTTCCTGTCGGCGCCGTGGGTCGGCATCCTCGAAAACGACGCCTGGCTCAAATACGCCCGTCACGCCAACCACTGCGCGCAATTGCTGGCTGAGCTGGTCAGCGACATCCCGGGCGTGGAGTTGATGTTCCCGGTACAGGCCAACGGCGTGTTCCTGCAACTCTCGGAACCGGCCATTGCCGCCCTGACCGCGAAGAACTGGCGCTTCTACACCTTCATCGGCAAGGGCGGCGCACGCTTCATGTGCTCGTGGGACACCGAAGAAGAGCGCGTACGCGAACTGGCTCGCGACATCCGCGAAGTCATGTCCGCCTGA